One genomic segment of Coffea arabica cultivar ET-39 chromosome 6e, Coffea Arabica ET-39 HiFi, whole genome shotgun sequence includes these proteins:
- the LOC113695690 gene encoding aldose reductase-like isoform X1 has product MAQVTFTTHGERMQSFKLLSGHAIPAVGLGTWKSTSPQAQHPVYSAIVEAGYRHVDTAAEYGVQEEVGLAINRAIHAGVDRKSLFVTSKLWCADLSPERVRPALEKSLRELRLDYLDLYLIHWPFHLKEGASKPPKQGDVMKFSMEGVWREMEKLVKDNLVRDIGVCNFTLKKLSKLLGLAQIMPSVCQMEMHPGWRNDKMLEACKKNGIHVTAYSPLGSQDHGRDLIHDPIVEKAARKLNKSPGQVLVRWAIQRGTSTIPKSTHLDRIKENIRVFEWEIPEEDFQALCRVPDQKRVLDGENLFVNKTDGPYKSVADVWDHED; this is encoded by the exons ATGGCTCAGGTCACATTCACCACACATGGAGAGAGGATGCAATCCTTTAAGCTTTTGAGCGGCCACGCCATACCTGCCGTGGGTTTAGGAACCTGGAAATCTACCTCCCCCCAAGCTCAGCACCCTGTTTACTCCGCCATTGTTGAG GCTGGTTATAGGCACGTGGACACTGCAGCAGAGTACGGAGTTCAAGAGGAG GTTGGGCTGGCAATCAACAGAGCTATACATGCAGGAGTTGACAGGAAATCTTTGTTTGTGACTTCTAAGTTATG GTGCGCTGATTTGTCCCCCGAAAGAGTCCGTCCTGCACTGGAGAAGTCACTCCGCGAGTTGCGTCTTGACTACCTTGATCTTTACCTG ATCCATTGGCCATTTCATCTGAAAGAGGGTGCAAGTAAGCCTCCTAAACAGGGGGATGTCATGAAATTTAGCATGGAAGGGGTTTGGAGGGAAATGGAGAAGCTTGTGAAGGATAATCTTGTGAGAGACATTGGAGTTTGTAATTTCACGCTCAAAAAGCTCAGCAAGCTACTAGgtcttgctcaaatcatgcCGTCTGTATGTCAG ATGGAGATGCACCCTGGATGGAGGAATGATAAAATGCTAGAGGCTTGCAAGAAGAACGGCATCCATGTCACT GCATACTCACCCCTGGGTTCACAAGACCACGGCCGAGATCTTATCCATGATCCTATAGTGGAGAAGGCGGCACGGAAGCTAAATAAGAGTCCCGGGCAGGTGCTCGTGAGGTGGGCAATCCAGAGAGGGACTAGTACCATCCCCAAATCAACCCACCTTGACAGGATTAAAGAGAACATAAGGGTATTTGAATGGGAAATCCCTGAGGAGGACTTCCAAGCTCTTTGCCGTGTTCCAGATCAG AAGCGAGTTTTGGATGGCGAAAATCTGTTCGTGAACAAGACTGATGGACCATATAAGAGCGTGGCAGACGTCTGGGACCATGAAGACTAG
- the LOC113695690 gene encoding aldose reductase-like isoform X2 has translation MAQVTFTTHGERMQSFKLLSGHAIPAVGLGTWKSTSPQAQHPVYSAIVEAGYRHVDTAAEYGVQEEVGLAINRAIHAGVDRKSLFVTSKLWCADLSPERVRPALEKSLRELRLDYLDLYLIHWPFHLKEGASKPPKQGDVMKFSMEGVWREMEKLVKDNLVRDIGVCNFTLKKLSKLLGLAQIMPSVCQMEMHPGWRNDKMLEACKKNGIHVTAYSPLGSQDHGRDLIHDPIVEKAARKLNKSPGQVLVRWAIQRGTSTIPKSTHLDRIKENIRVFEWEIPEEDFQALCRVPDQQYLCTWKVSAQKSATKTN, from the exons ATGGCTCAGGTCACATTCACCACACATGGAGAGAGGATGCAATCCTTTAAGCTTTTGAGCGGCCACGCCATACCTGCCGTGGGTTTAGGAACCTGGAAATCTACCTCCCCCCAAGCTCAGCACCCTGTTTACTCCGCCATTGTTGAG GCTGGTTATAGGCACGTGGACACTGCAGCAGAGTACGGAGTTCAAGAGGAG GTTGGGCTGGCAATCAACAGAGCTATACATGCAGGAGTTGACAGGAAATCTTTGTTTGTGACTTCTAAGTTATG GTGCGCTGATTTGTCCCCCGAAAGAGTCCGTCCTGCACTGGAGAAGTCACTCCGCGAGTTGCGTCTTGACTACCTTGATCTTTACCTG ATCCATTGGCCATTTCATCTGAAAGAGGGTGCAAGTAAGCCTCCTAAACAGGGGGATGTCATGAAATTTAGCATGGAAGGGGTTTGGAGGGAAATGGAGAAGCTTGTGAAGGATAATCTTGTGAGAGACATTGGAGTTTGTAATTTCACGCTCAAAAAGCTCAGCAAGCTACTAGgtcttgctcaaatcatgcCGTCTGTATGTCAG ATGGAGATGCACCCTGGATGGAGGAATGATAAAATGCTAGAGGCTTGCAAGAAGAACGGCATCCATGTCACT GCATACTCACCCCTGGGTTCACAAGACCACGGCCGAGATCTTATCCATGATCCTATAGTGGAGAAGGCGGCACGGAAGCTAAATAAGAGTCCCGGGCAGGTGCTCGTGAGGTGGGCAATCCAGAGAGGGACTAGTACCATCCCCAAATCAACCCACCTTGACAGGATTAAAGAGAACATAAGGGTATTTGAATGGGAAATCCCTGAGGAGGACTTCCAAGCTCTTTGCCGTGTTCCAGATCAG CAATACCTTTGTACTTGGAAAGTTTCAGCACAAAAATCGGCTACCAAGACAAATTAA